The Streptomyces sp. 11x1 genomic sequence CTCCAGAAGGGATGGTCTGGAGTGGTGCATCAGCGCATGGCGGCCCTGGCGGGGTCGGCTCATCTGGAGCTTGTCTCCGGCGTGGTCCAGTTGCGTCCGGAGGACGCGATGTTCGACGCGATGCTGAGGGGCTGGCGGGCTCAGCAGAAGTCGCGAGGGCTGAAGGACGAGACGATCGACCCGAGGGAACGGCTGATCCGCCGGTTTCTGGAGTTCGCGAACGAGTACCCGTGGCAGTGGACGCCGGCCCACCTGGACGAGTGGTCGGCATCTCTGACGAGCGAGAAGCATCTGGCGCCGTCCACGATCCGCAGCTACCAGGGTGACGTCCGCCTGTTCAGCGAGTTTCTCATCGACGCCCGATACGGCTGGGGTCCGGCATGTGAAGAAGCATTCGGCACTTATCCGGTGGCGATCTGTCACGAGTGGAATACCCTCCCTCACCTGCAGGATTACGAGGGCGAGCCGGAGGCACGGCCGTTCACAAGGGAAGAGCTGCAGCGGTTCCTCGACTATGCCGACGACCAGGTCGCACGCGCCGTGAAGGCCAAGCGCAAGGGTGCTCTCGCCGCCTACCGGGATGCCACCCTCTTCAAGGTCATCTACGGGTGGGGGCTTCGCCGGACCGAGACTTCCAAGCTCGATGTGGTCGACTTCGGACGCAATCCGCAGGCCCGGCAGTTCGGCCGGTACGGCACGCTCAACGTCCGCTACGGCAAGGCGAAGAAGGGCCAGCCGCCGCGGCGGCGGAACGTGCTGTCGGTGATGGACTGGGCCGTCGAGGCGGTCGCCGACTATGTCGAGAACGTCCGGCCGCGATTCGGATTCCCTGATCACCCGGCTCTGTGGATCACCGAGCGCGGGGGCCGTCTCCAGCCCGGCTCCATCAACGACCGGTTCGAGGCATACCGGGACGCCCTAAAGATCCCAAAAGATCTAACTCCCCACTCAATCCGGCATTCTTACGTCACGCATCTGACCGAGGACGGAGTCGACCGCCGGTTCATCCAGCAGCAGGTCGGCCATGAGTGCGACAGCTCCCTGGCCATCTACACGCACGTCAGCGACGACTTCATGAACACTTCCCTGCACAAGGCACTGGCTCCGGCGTTCGCCGGGGCCTGACAGGAGGGATCCCGGCGATGGCCGCCAAGCTCGATTACCACTGGCACCTGCGCAAAGTCATGGCGGACCGCGGGATGTTCTCTACCACCGACCTCATCCCTCCGCTCGCCGAACGCGCTATCAGCCTGTCGTCGAGCCAGGTCTACCGGCTCGTCGTCGAGCGACCGGAGCGACTGAGCCTGAAGATCCTCATGGCCCTGCTCGACATCCTCGACTGCACCATGGACGACCTCATCGAGCCCATCGCGGCGGCGGGCGCCGTGAAGAAGCCGAAGAAGGCAGCCTCCGGCGGCTCGGCACCCAATACGGAGGGACTTGGCGGGCTGCGGCCAAAGCGGGCCCGGATCAGGGGCGTTGACCGGTCATGACCACAGCGGACCAGCTCGATCGCGCCGTCACCGACCCGATCGGCCTGATCACCGACCTCGTCGCCGACGTCGAGAACGATCTCGACAGCGAGACCATCCGGACCGTGGTCACCTCGGTCGCGGGCGGCCGCGCGAAGTCGCGGAACGTGGCCAAGAACCTGGCGATACGGCCTGCCGTCCTGACCGACGGCCGCTCTCCGGCGCCCCGGGCCGTCGGCGATCTGCTCATCGAGCTCCGCAAGGCCGGGGCATCGGCGATCGCACCGCCGGTCTGCGCCGAGTGCGGCAAGAAGCTGCGAACCCTGCACCGCAAGGGCCAGGACTGGTACTGCTCAGTCTGCGGTCAGGAGAGGGCCGAGTGCACCACCTGCGGCAACATCCGACGCGTCGGCTTCCGGGACCGCAAGGGCCTGCCCCGCTGCTCGATGTGTCCCGACCACGACGACCGTGATCCCGTCACCGTCGTCCACGAACTGATCACCACGATCGCCCCGGGCGCCGACCGTGACGCGGTCGCCGAGGCCCTCCGCCGGACGGCACCCCACCGTCCCCACTATCGCCAGCGAGTGGTCTGGGCCCTGGAGGACAACCCGCGCCTGCTGACCGGGGAGGGACATCTTGCACCGCAGCGCGCCATCCTGAAGTTCATTGACCTGCTGCACGAGGCTGGTGTCGCCGGGATCGTCCGGCCCGCCTGCCCTCGCTGCCGCCGGGTGGTCCACATCGACAAGCCGCTGGACGGGCAGCGGGTCTGCCGCAACTGCATCGCCAAGTCCCGCTTCGAAGAATGCGTACGCTGTGGTGCCCGGCGCGAGCCGGCCACCCGCGACGCCGAGGGGCGCCCGCTGTGTCCGAGCTGCCTGGTCAGGGACCCGGCGAACCTGGAGACCTGCATCGTCTGCGGCGAGTCACGCATGGTCAACTCCCGCACCGCAAACGGGCCGATCTGTCCGAACTGCCGTCCCTTGCCCGAACTGCTCTGCTCGATCTGCGGCCGCACCGCACCCTGCATGCTCTCGAAGCTCACCGGCCTGCCCCGCTGCGGCGGCTGTGACAGGCGCCAAGCTCACTGCACTGTCTGCGGACGAATGCGTGGCATTCACTCCGGCACCGCCGACGCCCCCATCTGCGGCCCCTGCACCACACCGGACGCTGAACTCTGGCGTCCATGTCCGACCTGCAAACAAGCCGAGCGGCTGCACGCGCCGGGTCCGTGCCCTCGCTGCACACTCAAGCATCGGCTCCACGAGATCCTCAGCGACGGCACCGGCTCTATACCCCCGAAGCTGCAGCCCCTCCACGACGCCCTGGCCAGCGCTGAACGGGCCGGCACCGCGATGCGCTGGCTTTCCAAGGGCATTGTCTCCACGGTCCTGTCCGATCTCGGCTCCGGCCGCCGTCCCCTCACCCACGAGGCCCTGGACGAACTGCCTGAAGACAAGGTCGTCGAACACATCCGCAGTGTTCTCGTCGCCACCGGCGTCCTACCCAGTCGGGACGAGCAAATGGTCCGTCTCGAACGGCACGTGAAGAACCTCGTCGCCTCCCATACGACGGCCGAGGGACGGAAAGTCCTGCACCGGTACGCGACGTGGCACCTCCTGCGCCGGCTTCGCCGTCGCAGCCGCGGAAAAGAGATCACGCACTATCAGCTCACGGTCGCGCGACAACATCTGCGGGCGGCCGTCTATCTCCTGAACTGGCTCGAGGACCAGAACCTGACCCTTGCCGCCTGCCGACAGACCGACCTCGAACGCTGGATGACCAGCGACGACGTCCGCCTTCGCCAGGAGGCAGGCCACTTCGTGCGCTGGGCCCTCGCCCAGAAGATCGCCCGGGATCTCAGCTTCCCGGCCGAGCGATGGAACGGCCCCTCCCAGGCGATGGACAACGAAGCCCGCTGGGCCACCGCCCGACGCCTGCTGCACGACGACACCCTCAAGCCCGAAGACCGCCTCGCCGGCCTGCTGTTGCTCCTCTATGCCCAGTGGCCCGCGGCGATCTCCCGGCTCACCGTCGACCACATCGAGGAGACCGACGCAGCCGTCCGCATCCGCCTCGGCGCCGTCCCGGTCGAACTTCCGGCACCCGTTGCTGAACTCGCCCTCCAACAAGTCGCGGTCCGCCACAGCCATGCCGTCCTCGCCCGAACAGACTCACCCTGGCTCTTCCCCGGAGGCCAGCCCGGCCGCCCGATCAGCGCCTGGGCCATGGGCGAACGACTCCGCAAACTCGGCATCCGGCTGGCGGAAGCCCGCTCGACCGCACTCTTCCAGCTCGCCACCGAGCTGCCCGCCGCGGTCCTCGCCCGCACCCTCGGCATCGACATCACCGTCGCCGTCAAATGGCAGCGAGCCGCCGCCGGAGACTGGGCTGCCTACGCCGCTGATGTGAGCCAACGAACCAAGGAGCATCCGGCCCCATGATCCCGACCACTACCGACCAACCTGCGAACCGCAAGCAGCCCACGGCTACCGGACCGACCACGAGCCAGGAGATCTACCTCATCACCGGAATCCCCGCGGCGGGCAAATCGACGATCGCCCAACTGCTGGCCGAGCGGCTCCCGAGGTCAGTGCACGTGCGCGGAGATCTGTTCCGGCGCATGGTGATCAACGGCCGAGCCGAGATGACTGCCGACCCGTCCGAGGAAGCAGTACGACAACTCCGGCTGCGTCATCAGCTGACCGCACAGACCATCGACAGCTACTTCGAGACCGGCTTCACCGTGGTCGCCCAGGACGTCATCCTCGGAGAACACCTTGCCAGGATGATCGCGCAGATCCGCAGCCGCCCTCTCCACGTGATCGCCCTCACCCCACACCCGGACGCCATCGCCGCACGCGACACCGCCAGATCCAAGACCGCCTACGACGCGTGGACCATCGGCCCCCTCGATCACGCTCTGCGGCAGGAGACACCTCGCCGCGGACTCTGGATCGACACCTCCGAACAGACCCCCACCCAGACCGTCGACGAGATCCTCGCCAGAGCCCCGGGAGAGGCACGAATCGAGCTCCGCAACACGTGATCCGCCAGGCATTCGGACACTTCCAATACCCGACTCCACCGTTACACGCCGATCTTGCCCTCAAGGAACAGGCACGCGCCCGCACCGCGCCGCTGGACACCGCACCAGGACGCTACCGCCCATCCGACACCGTCATGGCATTCCTCGAAGCACTGTGACTATGCCGACCTGCTGTCCGGGGACGCCGCTGCCAGCCCCGCCACCGGACAGCAGATCGGCATAACCCACAGGTCTGCATAAGATGCCTTATGCCGATGTCGGCATAAGGCGTCGGCGGTGACGGTAACCCCGGCCAGGTCGAAGGGCGCCAGTAGCACGGCGAAGCAGGTGATTTCGTTGGTCTTGTCGGGACCCGTAGCTGGGTGACGGTACGGCCGTCGCCGGTCATCGCGGCCAGCAGGTGGGCGGCAGGCGTGTTGTTGTGCCGGGAGCCGCGTGCGGCCTTGCCGTCGACGGCCACCGAGTCCGATCCCGCTGGATCGGCTCCGGTCAGGTCGGCCAGGCCACCGGGGCAGACCAGGCTGATAACCCGCCGGATCGCGGCGGCACTCGGAGCGACGCGCACGCCCAACACCCCCACCACCCGAGCGCCCAGGCGGGACAGAGTGTGCTGCGGAGCGTTCGCGGACCACTGGCCGATGGCCGCATACGAACGCGCGCCGGCGACCACCGCCGAGGCGGCAACCAGCAGGACCGCCACGAACGGGTGACGCACCCCTCGACGCCGACGCGGATCCGGCAGCACCCGCAGCCGCTCGACCAGCGACAATCCCGCCACGCCTTCCACAGCGGGCGACTTGATCAGGCAGACGGTGGCAGACTGGCGACACATCGAAGCTCCGGTGGTGCGAGGTGACTTAGGAAGGTCACCCCGTTCAACCGGAGCTTCGATGCGTTCGTGACGGCTCGGCCCGTACTCCTCGCACCGCCGCGACCTGCGGACTCACACGATCACTGGGACTTTGCAGTGAACCTGCCAGCGCAAGGCCGACGAGCTCGACCGCGGCCTGGACGCCGAGCTCACCGCCATGGACCCGCTGTGGTGCCTGGACTCCGACTGGAACCGCTCCTACCGCCGGATGCTCGGCTACCTCGCCGCCGGCAGCACCGTCACCGGCCCGGTCAACCGCACTGGCCTGGGCGACGACCCGTCCTTCCGGCCCGGCGTGTGGCTGCGCAAGCAGGCGAAGGCCCCGCACCAAAGGGAAGCTGACCAAGCAACAGACCGCGCTCCTGGACGCACTTCACGCTGCCGAGGCCGCCGCTGGCTGACAGCGCCGGTCCGGGGCGGGATCTGCCGTCACGGGGAGGTGGGGCGCACTGTGGCGTCAGGACGTGATGTCCACCACGACCTTGCCGACTGTGCCGCTCTCCACTGCGCGGTGCGCGTCGGCGGTGCGGTGGAGCGGGAAGCGGGTCAGCGGCAGGCCGTGTTCCTCGCCGACCGGGAGGGCGCCGTCGCGGAGCGCGGCGGCGACGTCCTCGGCGGCCGCGGCGCGCACCTGCGGACCGGCCGTGTAGAGCACCAGGAACTGGAGGCGCGTGTTGAGCACCAGATGGCGCGTCACGTCCAGTTCGACCGGCCGACCGCCCTCGTTGGCGTAGGTGGCGATGGTGCCGCGCGCCCGCAGCACGGCCAGGTCCAGTGCGAGGTTCGCGCCGAGCGCCACCTCGGCGACGAGGTCGACGCCGTCCGGGGCGATCCCGCGGATCTCGGCGGCCGGATCCCCCTCGCGGTAGTCGACCACGTGGTGGGCGCCGGCGGCAGCGGCCAGCCGGGCCTTCTCCGGTCCGCTGACGGTGCTGATCACGGTGGCGCCGGCCCAGCGGGCGAGCTGGATCAAGGCGTGCCCGACCGCTCCGGCCCCGCCCGCGGCGAGCACGACCGCGCCGTCCAGCGCCCCGGGCCGCAGTCGGCGCGGGCCGTCCTCGGCGACGGTGAGCGCGCGGTGTGCGGTCATCGCGGGGACACCGAGCGCGGCGCCGACGTCGAAGCCGGCCTCGTCGGGCAGTGGCACGGCCAGCTCGCCCGGTACGACGGTGTACTCGGCAGCGGTGCCGGTGGGCCGCCCGGCGGCAGCGAGGTACAGCCAGACCCGCTGGCCGACCCGGCCGCGGTCGACGCCCGCGCCGACGGCGTCGATCACACCGGCGCCGTCCAGGTGCGGGGTGACCTCGGAGAACTGCTTGGTGCGAGCGGGGCCGGAACGGGCCTGCAGGTCCGTCGGGTTGATCCCGGACACGGCGATCCGGACGCGAACCTCGCCGGGGCCGGGTACGGGCAGGTCACGGTCGACGAGCTGGAGAACGTCGGGGCCGCCGTGGTCGCGGTGGATGATGGTTTTCACGATTCAGTCCTTGTTTTCGGGGATGCCGGTCAGCCGATGGGGACTTCGGCGGAGCGGGACTCGATGGCGTCGAGGGCGGCCAGGGTGGCGGCGTCGAACGTGATCGAGCCGGCCGCCGTGTTGGCCTGGAGGTGGGCGGGGTCGGCGGTGCCGGGGATGAGCAGCACGTTCGGCGCGCGGTGCAGCAGCCAGGCAAGGCCGACCTGGGAGGGCGTGACGCCCAGGGATTCGGCGACGGCATGCACCACCGGTTCGTCGCTCGCCTTGGGCAGGCCCGGGAAGGACCCGCCGAGGGGGAAGAACGGCACCCAGGCGATGCCCTCTGCCGCGCACAGCCGCAGCATGTCCTCGTCGTCGCGGGCGACGATGCTGTACGCGTTCTGCACACAGGCGATGCCGGCCGGCAGGGCGCGGCGAAGGCCGTCGAAGGTGACGCAGCTCAGGCCGATCGCGCCGATCTTGCCCTCTTCGCGCAGCGCGGTCATCACGTCGAGCTGGTCGTCGAGGTCGACCACCTGGTCGCCGTGCGGGCGCAGGCCGGGGCCGGAGTCGAGGCGGCGGAGGTTGACCACGGGGAGCCGGTCCACGCCGAGGGCGCGCAGGTTGTCCTCGACACTGGCGCGCAGCTGTTCGGGCCGCTGCGCGAGACGCAGCGGCATCGGCCCGCCCGGGTCGGGGTCGGCGCCGACCTTGGTGACGACCAGGACGCCGTCCTCGGGGCGCAGCGTCTCGCGGATGACCTGGTTGGCGAACCCGAAGCCGTAGAACTGGGCGGTGTCCACGTGGTCGACGCCCAGCTCGACCGCGCGGCGCAGCAGTGCGACGGCCGCGCCGCGGTCGCGGTGTAGGCGTTCGAGCTGGAGGGCGCCGTAGCCGACCCGGGCGACAGTGCGGCCGGCGAACGGAGCGGTCAGGGTGGTCATGGCGCGGTCTCCTGGGCCGGTGACTGCAGGGCGGTATACAGCAGTTGGGCCAGGTAGAGGCTCTGCACCCGGTGGGCGATCGGGGTGGCGCGCTCCTGAGCCTCGGCCGACTCGAGGTGTTCGACCTTGACCAGCCAGGCGGTGACGCTGTCGTGCACCATCGCGCGCATCCGGTCGATCGTGTCGACGACGATGCCGTGGATGGCCGGGTTGTTGGTCGCCTCGCCCCAGGTCTGCACGCCGACCCGGGCTTCGACCGGGTCGATGCCGGCGATCAGGCGGGCGAGCAGTTCGTCGGGGTCGGGCGGGGTGTCGCTCCCGGCGTACTCGCCGAGGACCTCCGCGCGCTTGGCGAGCACCGCGTGGGCCGAGGCCTGAACCAGCTCGGCCTTGTTGCGATAGTGGGCGTAGATCGAGCCCGTCGACAGGCCGGACTCGGCCGTGATGTCGGCGATCGAGGTCCGCTCCAGGCCGTTGCGGCTGAAGCAGCGTACGGCGGCCTCGGTGATCTGGGCGCGCCGGAGTTCCTTGCGTGCGTCGGTGAGTCGAGGCACCACACCTCCTGCAAAAAGAATCACGGTTCTGCTTGTGGGGCACTATACAGAACCGCTGTTCTGTTTGTCGCGCGGCCGATGTGGCGGGGATCATGTTTCGGAGAAGACCTGCGGGCCGGCCCGGGCGTCTAGGAGGCGGCGCTGCACGAACTGGACGAGGAACGCCTCGTCCAGCTGGGAGGGTCACCCCGTTCAACCGGAGCTTCGATGCGTTCGTGACGGCCCGGCCCGTACTCCTCGCACCGCCGCGACCTGCGGACTCATACGATCACCGGGACTTTGAAATGCCCCTGGCGGGCGAGGCATGGCGGTGTCCAGGTCGCTGGGGTGGTGGCCGATGATCACCAGGTGTCCTTCGTGGGCGACCCGGGAGGCGAGGGCGGCGAAGACAGCGCGTCGCAGCGGGGAGGGGAAGTGGAGGAAGGAGGCGGTGACCAGGTCGCAGCGGGGCGCACCGTTGTCGGGCGTCCAGGTGCGGATGTCGGCCTGCTGCCAGGTGAGATGGCTGGCCAGCGCGGTCGGGGTGTGTTCGGCTGCGCGGGCGAGGGCCTGAGCGGAGAAGTCGGTGCCGGTGACGTGCCAGCCCGCCTGGGCCAGCCAGATGGCGTCGGCGCCCTCACCGCATCCCGCCTCCAGCGTCGTCCCGGGCGCGAGCGCGGTCGCTTCCTCGACAAGAGCGGGGTTGGGCTGCCCGCTCCACAGTGGGTTGGGGTGGTTGTAGCGCTGATCCCAGAATGCGGCTTCGTACCGTGGGTCGGTGTCACTCATCGGGGCTCTCCAGGTCTGGTCGGTCAGGGGTGATCATGCGGAGGTGGTGTCGGGGGCGGGGATGCGGCGCGCCCAGAGGCCGAACAGGAGCAGGCCGACCAGGGGGAAGGCGGCGTTGGCGAGCAGCGTCGTGCCCAGGCCGTTGTCCAGGCCGCCGGTGGCGGACAGCACGCTGGTCAGGACGGCCAGGCCCATGCCGCCGCCAAGTTGCTGCAGGCCCTGGTTGAGGCTGGCGGCGGCGCTGATGTGCTCGGCTGGGGCCTGGTGCATGATCATGGCTGTGACGGGGGCGAAGGTGGCGCCGGCGCCCGCACCGAGCAGGATCGAGGGCAGCAGCACCGTGGCGATCGACGTGTTCGCGTCGGCGTCGGCGGCC encodes the following:
- a CDS encoding tyrosine-type recombinase/integrase is translated as MVHQRMAALAGSAHLELVSGVVQLRPEDAMFDAMLRGWRAQQKSRGLKDETIDPRERLIRRFLEFANEYPWQWTPAHLDEWSASLTSEKHLAPSTIRSYQGDVRLFSEFLIDARYGWGPACEEAFGTYPVAICHEWNTLPHLQDYEGEPEARPFTREELQRFLDYADDQVARAVKAKRKGALAAYRDATLFKVIYGWGLRRTETSKLDVVDFGRNPQARQFGRYGTLNVRYGKAKKGQPPRRRNVLSVMDWAVEAVADYVENVRPRFGFPDHPALWITERGGRLQPGSINDRFEAYRDALKIPKDLTPHSIRHSYVTHLTEDGVDRRFIQQQVGHECDSSLAIYTHVSDDFMNTSLHKALAPAFAGA
- a CDS encoding helix-turn-helix transcriptional regulator, which codes for MAAKLDYHWHLRKVMADRGMFSTTDLIPPLAERAISLSSSQVYRLVVERPERLSLKILMALLDILDCTMDDLIEPIAAAGAVKKPKKAASGGSAPNTEGLGGLRPKRARIRGVDRS
- a CDS encoding site-specific integrase produces the protein MTTADQLDRAVTDPIGLITDLVADVENDLDSETIRTVVTSVAGGRAKSRNVAKNLAIRPAVLTDGRSPAPRAVGDLLIELRKAGASAIAPPVCAECGKKLRTLHRKGQDWYCSVCGQERAECTTCGNIRRVGFRDRKGLPRCSMCPDHDDRDPVTVVHELITTIAPGADRDAVAEALRRTAPHRPHYRQRVVWALEDNPRLLTGEGHLAPQRAILKFIDLLHEAGVAGIVRPACPRCRRVVHIDKPLDGQRVCRNCIAKSRFEECVRCGARREPATRDAEGRPLCPSCLVRDPANLETCIVCGESRMVNSRTANGPICPNCRPLPELLCSICGRTAPCMLSKLTGLPRCGGCDRRQAHCTVCGRMRGIHSGTADAPICGPCTTPDAELWRPCPTCKQAERLHAPGPCPRCTLKHRLHEILSDGTGSIPPKLQPLHDALASAERAGTAMRWLSKGIVSTVLSDLGSGRRPLTHEALDELPEDKVVEHIRSVLVATGVLPSRDEQMVRLERHVKNLVASHTTAEGRKVLHRYATWHLLRRLRRRSRGKEITHYQLTVARQHLRAAVYLLNWLEDQNLTLAACRQTDLERWMTSDDVRLRQEAGHFVRWALAQKIARDLSFPAERWNGPSQAMDNEARWATARRLLHDDTLKPEDRLAGLLLLLYAQWPAAISRLTVDHIEETDAAVRIRLGAVPVELPAPVAELALQQVAVRHSHAVLARTDSPWLFPGGQPGRPISAWAMGERLRKLGIRLAEARSTALFQLATELPAAVLARTLGIDITVAVKWQRAAAGDWAAYAADVSQRTKEHPAP
- a CDS encoding AAA family ATPase, whose product is MIPTTTDQPANRKQPTATGPTTSQEIYLITGIPAAGKSTIAQLLAERLPRSVHVRGDLFRRMVINGRAEMTADPSEEAVRQLRLRHQLTAQTIDSYFETGFTVVAQDVILGEHLARMIAQIRSRPLHVIALTPHPDAIAARDTARSKTAYDAWTIGPLDHALRQETPRRGLWIDTSEQTPTQTVDEILARAPGEARIELRNT
- a CDS encoding transposase family protein; the encoded protein is MCRQSATVCLIKSPAVEGVAGLSLVERLRVLPDPRRRRGVRHPFVAVLLVAASAVVAGARSYAAIGQWSANAPQHTLSRLGARVVGVLGVRVAPSAAAIRRVISLVCPGGLADLTGADPAGSDSVAVDGKAARGSRHNNTPAAHLLAAMTGDGRTVTQLRVPTRPTKSPASPCYWRPSTWPGLPSPPTPYADIGIRHLMQTCGLCRSAVRWRGWQRRPRTAGRHSHSASRNAMTVSDGR
- a CDS encoding NADPH:quinone reductase, yielding MKTIIHRDHGGPDVLQLVDRDLPVPGPGEVRVRIAVSGINPTDLQARSGPARTKQFSEVTPHLDGAGVIDAVGAGVDRGRVGQRVWLYLAAAGRPTGTAAEYTVVPGELAVPLPDEAGFDVGAALGVPAMTAHRALTVAEDGPRRLRPGALDGAVVLAAGGAGAVGHALIQLARWAGATVISTVSGPEKARLAAAAGAHHVVDYREGDPAAEIRGIAPDGVDLVAEVALGANLALDLAVLRARGTIATYANEGGRPVELDVTRHLVLNTRLQFLVLYTAGPQVRAAAAEDVAAALRDGALPVGEEHGLPLTRFPLHRTADAHRAVESGTVGKVVVDITS
- a CDS encoding aldo/keto reductase — encoded protein: MTTLTAPFAGRTVARVGYGALQLERLHRDRGAAVALLRRAVELGVDHVDTAQFYGFGFANQVIRETLRPEDGVLVVTKVGADPDPGGPMPLRLAQRPEQLRASVEDNLRALGVDRLPVVNLRRLDSGPGLRPHGDQVVDLDDQLDVMTALREEGKIGAIGLSCVTFDGLRRALPAGIACVQNAYSIVARDDEDMLRLCAAEGIAWVPFFPLGGSFPGLPKASDEPVVHAVAESLGVTPSQVGLAWLLHRAPNVLLIPGTADPAHLQANTAAGSITFDAATLAALDAIESRSAEVPIG
- a CDS encoding TetR family transcriptional regulator; this encodes MPRLTDARKELRRAQITEAAVRCFSRNGLERTSIADITAESGLSTGSIYAHYRNKAELVQASAHAVLAKRAEVLGEYAGSDTPPDPDELLARLIAGIDPVEARVGVQTWGEATNNPAIHGIVVDTIDRMRAMVHDSVTAWLVKVEHLESAEAQERATPIAHRVQSLYLAQLLYTALQSPAQETAP
- a CDS encoding class I SAM-dependent methyltransferase, with protein sequence MSDTDPRYEAAFWDQRYNHPNPLWSGQPNPALVEEATALAPGTTLEAGCGEGADAIWLAQAGWHVTGTDFSAQALARAAEHTPTALASHLTWQQADIRTWTPDNGAPRCDLVTASFLHFPSPLRRAVFAALASRVAHEGHLVIIGHHPSDLDTAMPRPPGAFQSPGDRMSPQVAAVRGVRAGPSRTHRSSG
- a CDS encoding MFS transporter; the encoded protein is MASGAPYVPLLSMLVIPAGQVGFLFFTTLLTQQVLGFTPIQTGLALVPFTLGLVATNQLTPRLLPRLGERVIGSAGLTGLVLGIAWMALVAADADANTSIATVLLPSILLGAGAGATFAPVTAMIMHQAPAEHISAAASLNQGLQQLGGGMGLAVLTSVLSATGGLDNGLGTTLLANAAFPLVGLLLFGLWARRIPAPDTTSA